The Moorena producens PAL-8-15-08-1 genomic interval AAATTCCTTCGGGGGTACGGACGATAACAGGTGTAGCCACTTCAATTACAGCCTTTATCGGTCGGGCCTTCCGGGGACCGACCGATGAGCCAATACTAATTAATAACTACGGAGAATATGAGCGCATATTTGGCGGATTGTGGAATGAGAGTACCATGGGTTTCGCGGTACGGGATTTCTACACAAACGGCGGGAGTCAGGCGGTAATTGTTCGACTGTTCAATCCTGGAGAAATGCAAGCTACAACCGACAACCAAGTGTTGGACACAGTAAGTGCAATTCAAAGTGCAGCTAACACGGATAAGACAGAAAAGAAAGAGGATGGCATTACAGAGGCAAAAAACCATTTAGATATTACACCTCCTCCAGCAGTAAGTGATCCTAACAATTGGCCAGAGCAAAGCACAGGGGAAGGAAAGATAGCCAAAGACTTTGCAATCGAGATGTATAACTCTAATGTCTGGGCAGCAGTAGATGACATTAAAAATGCAGGGAATGAAGCCCGTGGCATTACAGAGGCAAAACGCCATTTGGATAATAAAACTCCTCCACCAGGAGGCGAACCTAAAACTTGGCCATACCAAAATACAGAGCGAGGGCAGACAGCTAAAAAAATTGCCATCGAACTCCATAAATTACAGGACGTAATTCCAGTAGTAAACGATATTAAAGATACAGAAAACAAAGACGATGGTATTTTAGCGGCACAAACTAATTTAGATACTCAACCTGAGCAGCTAAGCAACGATCCTAACACTTGGCCAGACCAAACTACAGTGCCAGGAAAGATAGCCAAAGAGATTGGGATAAATATCTATAGTTTATCCGATGAATTAAACGTTGATCAGTACCAAGAAGAAGTCAATAAAATCATTGGTAATGTGCTCGAAAGCCATGGATTAATTAATATTGTTTCAGCAGAAGACTATTCAGGAAGAGTCGATATAATTGTTACCTCACTCAAGATTGACGTGTCAGATGAGAAGTATACAAAAGACATCGATCAAATAGTTGCTGACTTGCAGATCAGGCAGAAGGCACAATTATCAGTAGGAACAACTAATGAACTGTTCCTGGAAGCAGCAAACGAGGGGTCTTGGGGCAACGAATTGCGGGCTCGGGTTGACTATGAGGGACTAGAAGACGGCAGTGCATTGTTCAATCTATCGGTCAGGGATGGAGGGACGGGAGAAGTCGAAACGTTCCAGAATCTATCTGTTGACGAAAGCGAAACGCGATACATTAAGAAGGTACTGGAAAAAGATTCACAATTAGTACGGGTAATTGGGACATTGCCTAGTGCTAGACCAGAGCAGAATGCTAGCACATGGGAAGAGATAGAGGAGCAAATTGACCCAGAGTCCCGAGAAGAAGAAAAGAAGAAATTTAAGGCGGAAGGAGTGTGGTACGAACTGTGTTCAAATGGAGTGCAACCAATAGACCGTGCAGGAGATGGCGACCCCCTGGAAAGTAATAACTTTACTGAAGGAGAAGGGGACAAAACAGGAATTTATGCTCTGGAAAAGGCCGACCTGTTTAACTTGCTCTGCATCCCACCCTACAAACAGGAGGCTAATGGACTAGATGTTGAAACAGGGGTAATTGATCAAGCTATCACCTATTGCCACAAACGCCGGGCTATGATGATTATCGACTCTCCTAGCGGGTGGGATAGTAAGGGAAAGGCAAAAACAGGGATTAAGACAGACGTGGGGTCTACCAGTGAAAATGCAGCCGTCTTCTTCCCGCGCCTCGTGATGCCTAACCCTCTCAAAGAAAATCAAATAGAAGTATTTGCCGCCTGTGGGGCTGTGGCAGGAATCTTCGCCCGCACCGATGGGACCAGGGGTGTATGGAAGGCCCCAGCGGGTTTGGAGGCAGTCTTAAAAGGAGTGGCCGCCCTCAGCGTCCCCCTGACAGACCCCGAAAATGGAGAGTTGAACCCTCTGGGGATTAACTGCTTGCGGAATAGACCGCCAGCGGGTAAAATAGTATGGGGTTCGCGCACCCGAGTGGGAGACGACATGCTAGCCTCCGAATGGAAATACATTCCGGTACGGCGACTCGCATTGTACCTAGAAGAAACCTTGTATCGCAATACCAAGTGGGCCGTATTTGAACCGAACGACGAACCTCTGTGGTCTCAACTTCGATTAAGTATCGGCTCGTTTATGCAAAATCTCTTCAAGCAAGGGGCATTCCAAGGCAGCTCCCCCAAAGACGCTTACTTTGTCAAGTGTGACAAGGAAACCACAACCCAGTATGATATCGATCGGGGGATAGTTAATATCATGATCGGGTTTGCACCCTTGAAGCCAGCAGAATTTGTGATTCTGAAATTCCAGCAGATAGCTGGACAATCATAAATAAGCTTAGAAAATGTAAGCATATGCGCTACGCGCACGCTGCTTGAGGTGCAGTCAGCAGTCAGCAGTCAGCCTTGATCTGATAGCACCTCAAGTAGCGTGGCACAGGCTTCAAGGCTGGGACGTAGCGCATAGGCTGATAGCTGATAGCTGATAGCTGATAGCTGATAGCTGAATGCTTACTAGAAAATGGCTAATCGGTCGGTTGGGCACTGCCGACCAAAGAAAAAAATAACTAAGGGAAAAAGGAGAGAGAAATGCCAGTAACACCAACCTATCCTGGGGTCTATATCGAAGAAATTCCATCAGGAGTGCGCACGATAACAGGCGTAGCCACTTCAATCACAGCCTTTATCGGTAGGGCATTACGGGGACCGACCGATGAGCCAATACTAATTAATAACTACGGAGAATACGAGCGCATATTTGGCGGATTGTGGAATCACAGTACCATGAGTTTCGCGGTGCGAGATTTCTACACTAATGGCGGCAGTCAGGCGGTGATTGTCCGACTCCACAAGAATGGAACAGAAGCAACTTTGAAGGCAGGTAAAACAGGTGAAAATCAAATTAGTTTAAAAGCTGCAAACGTGGGAGTATGGGGAAACAAGCTGCGGGCGCGGGTTGATAGGACTTTTCCCTCAAGCATTACGGATGAGGGCACACACGAAACCGATAAATTGTTCAATCTCTATATAAGAGACGGAGAGACAGAGGAAGTAGAAACATTCCTCAATGTTTCGGCGAAGTACGGTCACCCTCGACAAGTAGATAAGGTACTAGAAAATAGTTCAAACCTAGTGCTTTACGATGGAACAGTTACAGCAGATCTACCTATTCCAACGCCAAATGATCAAGATTTGGACGAAGAGGATTTGAAAAAAGATTTGTGGAGCGATACTCGCTCAAATAAGGTAGAATCAGGCGATGAAGGCTCAGATGGAGATGCGATCACACAAGAAGAATTCACTGGTACAGGAAAGGAAGGAGACAAAGAGGGACTTTATGCCCTAGAGAATACGGACTTGTTTAACTTGCTGTGCATCCCACCCTTCGTACCAGGTGGGGATATAACTTCAAGTCTAATTGACGACGCTTTGGGATATTGCCTGAAGCGCCGCGCCATGATGATTATCGACTCTCCTAGTAGTTGGACGAGTAAGGATGATGCGAAAACAGGGATTGATCAATCAAGTCAAGTCGGGTCAGTCAGTACCAATGGAGCCATCTTCTTCCCGCGCCTGATCATGCCAAACCCCCTTAAGGACAATCAAATCGAAATATTTGCCGCTTGCGGGGCTATAGCAGGAGTATTTGCCCGCACGGATGCAAGCCGGGGAGTTTGGAAAGCACCAGCGGGTTTGGAAGCCGTCTTAAAAGGAGTTATAGGTCTGAGCGTCCCCCTGACGGATCCTGAAAATGGGGAGTTGAACCCTAAAGGGATTAACTGCTTGCGAGTGATGCCACCAGCGGGTCGAATCGTCTGGGGTTC includes:
- a CDS encoding phage tail sheath family protein — its product is MPVTPTYPGVYIEEIPSGVRTITGVATSITAFIGRALRGPTDEPILINNYGEYERIFGGLWNHSTMSFAVRDFYTNGGSQAVIVRLHKNGTEATLKAGKTGENQISLKAANVGVWGNKLRARVDRTFPSSITDEGTHETDKLFNLYIRDGETEEVETFLNVSAKYGHPRQVDKVLENSSNLVLYDGTVTADLPIPTPNDQDLDEEDLKKDLWSDTRSNKVESGDEGSDGDAITQEEFTGTGKEGDKEGLYALENTDLFNLLCIPPFVPGGDITSSLIDDALGYCLKRRAMMIIDSPSSWTSKDDAKTGIDQSSQVGSVSTNGAIFFPRLIMPNPLKDNQIEIFAACGAIAGVFARTDASRGVWKAPAGLEAVLKGVIGLSVPLTDPENGELNPKGINCLRVMPPAGRIVWGSRTRVGDDMLASEWKYIPVRRLALYLEETLYRNTQWAVFEPNDEPLWSQLRLNIGAFMQNLFKQGAFQGSSPKDAYFVKCDKETTTQYDIDRGIVNILIGFAPLKPAEFVILKFQQIAGQS
- a CDS encoding phage tail sheath family protein, yielding MPVTPTYPGVYVEEIPSGVRTITGVATSITAFIGRAFRGPTDEPILINNYGEYERIFGGLWNESTMGFAVRDFYTNGGSQAVIVRLFNPGEMQATTDNQVLDTVSAIQSAANTDKTEKKEDGITEAKNHLDITPPPAVSDPNNWPEQSTGEGKIAKDFAIEMYNSNVWAAVDDIKNAGNEARGITEAKRHLDNKTPPPGGEPKTWPYQNTERGQTAKKIAIELHKLQDVIPVVNDIKDTENKDDGILAAQTNLDTQPEQLSNDPNTWPDQTTVPGKIAKEIGINIYSLSDELNVDQYQEEVNKIIGNVLESHGLINIVSAEDYSGRVDIIVTSLKIDVSDEKYTKDIDQIVADLQIRQKAQLSVGTTNELFLEAANEGSWGNELRARVDYEGLEDGSALFNLSVRDGGTGEVETFQNLSVDESETRYIKKVLEKDSQLVRVIGTLPSARPEQNASTWEEIEEQIDPESREEEKKKFKAEGVWYELCSNGVQPIDRAGDGDPLESNNFTEGEGDKTGIYALEKADLFNLLCIPPYKQEANGLDVETGVIDQAITYCHKRRAMMIIDSPSGWDSKGKAKTGIKTDVGSTSENAAVFFPRLVMPNPLKENQIEVFAACGAVAGIFARTDGTRGVWKAPAGLEAVLKGVAALSVPLTDPENGELNPLGINCLRNRPPAGKIVWGSRTRVGDDMLASEWKYIPVRRLALYLEETLYRNTKWAVFEPNDEPLWSQLRLSIGSFMQNLFKQGAFQGSSPKDAYFVKCDKETTTQYDIDRGIVNIMIGFAPLKPAEFVILKFQQIAGQS